A genomic window from Buteo buteo chromosome 13, bButBut1.hap1.1, whole genome shotgun sequence includes:
- the DTWD1 gene encoding tRNA-uridine aminocarboxypropyltransferase 1: MSLNSSTLLNEENSQGPKRNPECLESLELQTPSSFQENPLQQLQLASQEVLEKAKKSGRSKCPRCSSSRMFYCYTCFVPVETVPTKEIPTVKLPLKIDIIKHPNETDGKSTAVHAKLLAPDDVTIYKYPCIPEYEEKRHEIALIFPGPDSVSVKDIAFHLQKYTKKSVCDNDNDCSGEPRLKQAKIEPKEEKNLNECISSNRSEGTRLKKIIFIDSTWNQTNKIITDERLQGLLQIELKTRKTCFWRHQKGKPDTYLSTIEAIYYFLVDYHQEILKENYKGQYDNLLFFFSFMYTLIKNAKCCAGKE, encoded by the exons ATGTCTTTAAATTCATCTACgcttttaaatgaagaaaactctCAAGGAccaaaaagaaatcctgaatGTTTGGAAAGTCTAGAGTTGCAGACTCCATCATCGTTTCAAGAAAACCCACTTCAACAATTACAGTTAGCATCACAGGAAGtgcttgaaaaagcaaaaaagagcGGGCGATCAAAATGCCCCAGATGCAGTAGTTCAAGGATGTTTTATTGTTATACATGCTTTGTTCCTGTTGAAACTGTCCCTACCAAAGAAATTCCGACTGTGAAG TTACCTTTGAAGATTGACATTATTAAACACCCAAATGAAACAGATGGCAAAAGCACTGCTGTGCACGCTAAGCTCTTGGCACCTGATGATGTTACAATTTATAAATACCCTTGCATTccagaatatgaagaaaaaagacatgaa ATAGCGCTTATATTTCCTGGCCCTGATTCAGTTTCAGTAAAAGACATTGCTTTCCATCTCCAAAAGTACACTAAGAAAAGCGTTTGTGATAACGACAATGACTGTTCCGGAGAGCCACGCCTTAAGCAAGCAAAAATAGaacctaaagaagaaaaaaatctaaacgAATGCATCTCAAGCAACAGGAGTGAAGGCACtagactgaagaaaataatatttattgaCAGTACCTGGAATCAAACTAACAAAATAATAACTGATGAACGActtcaag GGTTGCTGCAAATTGAGTTGAAGACAAGGAAAACTTGCTTCTGGCGTCATCAGAAGGGAAAGCCAGATACATACCTTTCCACAATAGAAGCAATTTATTATTTCCTTGTGGACTATCATCAGGAGATTTTGAAAGAGAATTACAAAGGACAATATGataatctgctttttttcttttcatttatgtaCACATTGATTAAAAATGCCAAGTGTTGTGCAGGAAAAGAGTAA